A genomic region of Trifolium pratense cultivar HEN17-A07 linkage group LG3, ARS_RC_1.1, whole genome shotgun sequence contains the following coding sequences:
- the LOC123916054 gene encoding glutamyl-tRNA(Gln) amidotransferase subunit A isoform X3: MPKNKCPPNSQTRATGGDTNNRLFHFSVIFLFCYVSTVPLLVSPSSIFSSNGNNQTIFMQGSMNQIQFSEKKCCVSCLRCSLGLLDANFFKDNQIEEIAKGVNELNIPIINANRELVASKNGGLQYPSSLVFNADWDHKSPHYATKRFTYPSISGIQRPDSEEDITFLTVLELGELIKTKQITSQELTQIFLRRLKKYGPILESVVTYTEELANKQAKEADELLNQGVYLGPLHGIPYGLKDIISVPEYKTTWGSKSFKNQVIDTEAWIYKRLKSAGAVLVAKLVSGSLAYDDVWFGGRTRNPWNIEEFSTGSSAGPAASTSAGMVPFAIGSETAGSITYPAARCGVTALRPTFGTVGRTGVMSISESLDKLGPFCRSAVDCAVVVDIVRGRDPDDPSSKDSSIDDPFLVDISKLTVGYLDDAEMEVVHVLESKGVKMVPFKLNYTVDSVQGILNFTMDVDMLAHFDQWQRSGEDNVYEAQDQWPTELRRARLIPAVDYIQAQRARGRLIKEIKESFTVDAFIGNATDWEKVCIGNLVGLPVVVVPTGFTNISDPPSGGSKRRTTITTGIYAPPNRDHIALALAMAYQAVTNHHKQRPPINDLGPNDKIPDASIDAYPPRVFGP; encoded by the exons ATGCCCAAAAACAAGTGTCCTCCAAATTCACAGACACGTGCCACCGGTGGTGACACTAACAACAGATTATTTCACTTTTCTGTTATTTTCTTATTCTGCTATGTCTCCACCGTTCCGCTTCTCGTCTCTCCCtcatcaattttttcttccaacGGAAACAACCAAACAATCTTCATG CAGGGAAGTATGAACCAAATTCAATTTTCAGAGAAGAAATGTTGTGTTTCTTGCCTCAGATGTTCTTTAGGTTTACTTGATGCCAACTTCTTCAAGGATAATCAG ATTGAGGAGATTGCTAAGGGTGTAAATGAGTTAAATATTCCAATTATAAACGCCAATAGAGAACTTGTAGCTTCTAAGAATGGAGGACTGCAATATCCCTCATCTTTAGTTTTCAATGCTGATTGGGATCACAAATCACCTCATTATGCAACCAAAAGGTTCACATATCCTTCCATTTCTGGGATACAGAGACCTGATTCTGAAGAAGATATCACCTTTTTGACT GTTCTTGAGTTAGGCgaactcatcaaaacaaaacaaattacttCCCAGGAGCTTACACAAATATTCTTGCGGAGATTGAAAAA GTACGGTCCTATTCTTGAATCTGTAGTCACTTATACTGAAGAACTAGCAAACAAGCAAGCAAAAGAAGCTGATGAGTTGCTTAACCAAGGAGTCTATCTAG GGCCTCTTCATGGGATTCCTTATGGATTGAAGGACATAATATCGGTGCCTGAATACAAAACAACATGGGGATCAAAGTCATTTAAAAATCAAGTTATTGACACGGAAGCTTGGATCTATAAAAG GTTGAAATCTGCAGGGGCTGTTCTTGTTGCAAAGCTTGTTTCTGGATCATTGGCTTATGATGATGTCTGGTTTGGTGGCAGAACCAGGAATCCATGGAATATTGAGGAATTTTCTACGGGTTCCTCTGCTGGACCTGCAGCAAGCACCTCAGCGG GTATGGTTCCATTCGCTATTGGTTCGGAAACAGCTGGATCCATTACTTACCCTGCAGCTCGATGTGGTGTTACCGCATTGCGCCCAACTTTTGGTACTGTTGGCCGAACTGGTGTAATGAGCATATCAGAAAGCTTG GATAAGCTTGGCCCTTTCTGTAGATCTGCAGTTGATTGTGCTGTTGTTGTGGATATAGTTCGGGGAAGAGATCCTGATGACCCCTCATCAAAAGATAGCTCCATTGATGATCCATTCCTGGTTGACATTTCTAAGCTGACTGTTGGATATCTTGATGATGCCGAGATGGAG GTTGTTCATGTTCTTGAGTCAAAGGGTGTCAAGATGGTTCCTTTTAAACTGAATTACACAGTTGATTCAGTTCAAGGTATATTAAATTTCACAATGGATGTTGATATGCTGGCTCACTTTGATCAGTGGCAGCGCTCAGGGGAGGATAATGTGTATGAAGCCCAAGATCAGTGGCCTACCGAACTACGCCGTGCTCGCTTAATTCCAGCAGTGGACTATATACAG GCACAAAGAGCACGGGGAAGGCtaatcaaagaaataaaagagtCTTTTACCGTGGATGCATTCATTGGAAATGCAACTGACTGGGAGAAAGTATGCATAGGCAACCTTGTTGGTTTACCAGTCGTAGTAGTGCCAACAGGATTTACTAATATCTCTGATCCACCATCTGGCGGCAGCAAAAGAAGAACCACCATCACTACCGGCATTTATGCTCCCCCTAACCGTGATCACATT GCTCTGGCGTTGGCAATGGCTTATCAAGCAGTCACTAATCATCACAAACAGCGTCCGCCTATTAATGATCTTGGTCCAAATGATAAGATACCTGATGCATCGATAGATGCTTATCCTCCCCGGGTTTTTGGTCCTTGA
- the LOC123916054 gene encoding glutamyl-tRNA(Gln) amidotransferase subunit A isoform X2 — MPKNKCPPNSQTRATGGDTNNRLFHFSVIFLFCYVSTVPLLVSPSSIFSSNGNNQTIFMVRIIKRIFKIFCHKLQGSMNQIQFSEKKCCVSCLRCSLGLLDANFFKDNQIEEIAKGVNELNIPIINANRELVASKNGGLQYPSSLVFNADWDHKSPHYATKRFTYPSISGIQRPDSEEDITFLTVLELGELIKTKQITSQELTQIFLRRLKKYGPILESVVTYTEELANKQAKEADELLNQGVYLGPLHGIPYGLKDIISVPEYKTTWGSKSFKNQVIDTEAWIYKRLKSAGAVLVAKLVSGSLAYDDVWFGGRTRNPWNIEEFSTGSSAGPAASTSAGMVPFAIGSETAGSITYPAARCGVTALRPTFGTVGRTGVMSISESLDKLGPFCRSAVDCAVVVDIVRGRDPDDPSSKDSSIDDPFLVDISKLTVGYLDDAEMEVVHVLESKGVKMVPFKLNYTVDSVQGILNFTMDVDMLAHFDQWQRSGEDNVYEAQDQWPTELRRARLIPAVDYIQAQRARGRLIKEIKESFTVDAFIGNATDWEKVCIGNLVGLPVVVVPTGFTNISDPPSGGSKRRTTITTGIYAPPNRDHIALALAMAYQAVTNHHKQRPPINDLGPNDKIPDASIDAYPPRVFGP; from the exons ATGCCCAAAAACAAGTGTCCTCCAAATTCACAGACACGTGCCACCGGTGGTGACACTAACAACAGATTATTTCACTTTTCTGTTATTTTCTTATTCTGCTATGTCTCCACCGTTCCGCTTCTCGTCTCTCCCtcatcaattttttcttccaacGGAAACAACCAAACAATCTTCATG GTTAGAATCATAAAAAGAATATTCAAAATATTCTGCCACAAATTGCAG GGAAGTATGAACCAAATTCAATTTTCAGAGAAGAAATGTTGTGTTTCTTGCCTCAGATGTTCTTTAGGTTTACTTGATGCCAACTTCTTCAAGGATAATCAG ATTGAGGAGATTGCTAAGGGTGTAAATGAGTTAAATATTCCAATTATAAACGCCAATAGAGAACTTGTAGCTTCTAAGAATGGAGGACTGCAATATCCCTCATCTTTAGTTTTCAATGCTGATTGGGATCACAAATCACCTCATTATGCAACCAAAAGGTTCACATATCCTTCCATTTCTGGGATACAGAGACCTGATTCTGAAGAAGATATCACCTTTTTGACT GTTCTTGAGTTAGGCgaactcatcaaaacaaaacaaattacttCCCAGGAGCTTACACAAATATTCTTGCGGAGATTGAAAAA GTACGGTCCTATTCTTGAATCTGTAGTCACTTATACTGAAGAACTAGCAAACAAGCAAGCAAAAGAAGCTGATGAGTTGCTTAACCAAGGAGTCTATCTAG GGCCTCTTCATGGGATTCCTTATGGATTGAAGGACATAATATCGGTGCCTGAATACAAAACAACATGGGGATCAAAGTCATTTAAAAATCAAGTTATTGACACGGAAGCTTGGATCTATAAAAG GTTGAAATCTGCAGGGGCTGTTCTTGTTGCAAAGCTTGTTTCTGGATCATTGGCTTATGATGATGTCTGGTTTGGTGGCAGAACCAGGAATCCATGGAATATTGAGGAATTTTCTACGGGTTCCTCTGCTGGACCTGCAGCAAGCACCTCAGCGG GTATGGTTCCATTCGCTATTGGTTCGGAAACAGCTGGATCCATTACTTACCCTGCAGCTCGATGTGGTGTTACCGCATTGCGCCCAACTTTTGGTACTGTTGGCCGAACTGGTGTAATGAGCATATCAGAAAGCTTG GATAAGCTTGGCCCTTTCTGTAGATCTGCAGTTGATTGTGCTGTTGTTGTGGATATAGTTCGGGGAAGAGATCCTGATGACCCCTCATCAAAAGATAGCTCCATTGATGATCCATTCCTGGTTGACATTTCTAAGCTGACTGTTGGATATCTTGATGATGCCGAGATGGAG GTTGTTCATGTTCTTGAGTCAAAGGGTGTCAAGATGGTTCCTTTTAAACTGAATTACACAGTTGATTCAGTTCAAGGTATATTAAATTTCACAATGGATGTTGATATGCTGGCTCACTTTGATCAGTGGCAGCGCTCAGGGGAGGATAATGTGTATGAAGCCCAAGATCAGTGGCCTACCGAACTACGCCGTGCTCGCTTAATTCCAGCAGTGGACTATATACAG GCACAAAGAGCACGGGGAAGGCtaatcaaagaaataaaagagtCTTTTACCGTGGATGCATTCATTGGAAATGCAACTGACTGGGAGAAAGTATGCATAGGCAACCTTGTTGGTTTACCAGTCGTAGTAGTGCCAACAGGATTTACTAATATCTCTGATCCACCATCTGGCGGCAGCAAAAGAAGAACCACCATCACTACCGGCATTTATGCTCCCCCTAACCGTGATCACATT GCTCTGGCGTTGGCAATGGCTTATCAAGCAGTCACTAATCATCACAAACAGCGTCCGCCTATTAATGATCTTGGTCCAAATGATAAGATACCTGATGCATCGATAGATGCTTATCCTCCCCGGGTTTTTGGTCCTTGA
- the LOC123916054 gene encoding glutamyl-tRNA(Gln) amidotransferase subunit A isoform X1 produces MPKNKCPPNSQTRATGGDTNNRLFHFSVIFLFCYVSTVPLLVSPSSIFSSNGNNQTIFMVRIIKRIFKIFCHKLQQGSMNQIQFSEKKCCVSCLRCSLGLLDANFFKDNQIEEIAKGVNELNIPIINANRELVASKNGGLQYPSSLVFNADWDHKSPHYATKRFTYPSISGIQRPDSEEDITFLTVLELGELIKTKQITSQELTQIFLRRLKKYGPILESVVTYTEELANKQAKEADELLNQGVYLGPLHGIPYGLKDIISVPEYKTTWGSKSFKNQVIDTEAWIYKRLKSAGAVLVAKLVSGSLAYDDVWFGGRTRNPWNIEEFSTGSSAGPAASTSAGMVPFAIGSETAGSITYPAARCGVTALRPTFGTVGRTGVMSISESLDKLGPFCRSAVDCAVVVDIVRGRDPDDPSSKDSSIDDPFLVDISKLTVGYLDDAEMEVVHVLESKGVKMVPFKLNYTVDSVQGILNFTMDVDMLAHFDQWQRSGEDNVYEAQDQWPTELRRARLIPAVDYIQAQRARGRLIKEIKESFTVDAFIGNATDWEKVCIGNLVGLPVVVVPTGFTNISDPPSGGSKRRTTITTGIYAPPNRDHIALALAMAYQAVTNHHKQRPPINDLGPNDKIPDASIDAYPPRVFGP; encoded by the exons ATGCCCAAAAACAAGTGTCCTCCAAATTCACAGACACGTGCCACCGGTGGTGACACTAACAACAGATTATTTCACTTTTCTGTTATTTTCTTATTCTGCTATGTCTCCACCGTTCCGCTTCTCGTCTCTCCCtcatcaattttttcttccaacGGAAACAACCAAACAATCTTCATG GTTAGAATCATAAAAAGAATATTCAAAATATTCTGCCACAAATTGCAG CAGGGAAGTATGAACCAAATTCAATTTTCAGAGAAGAAATGTTGTGTTTCTTGCCTCAGATGTTCTTTAGGTTTACTTGATGCCAACTTCTTCAAGGATAATCAG ATTGAGGAGATTGCTAAGGGTGTAAATGAGTTAAATATTCCAATTATAAACGCCAATAGAGAACTTGTAGCTTCTAAGAATGGAGGACTGCAATATCCCTCATCTTTAGTTTTCAATGCTGATTGGGATCACAAATCACCTCATTATGCAACCAAAAGGTTCACATATCCTTCCATTTCTGGGATACAGAGACCTGATTCTGAAGAAGATATCACCTTTTTGACT GTTCTTGAGTTAGGCgaactcatcaaaacaaaacaaattacttCCCAGGAGCTTACACAAATATTCTTGCGGAGATTGAAAAA GTACGGTCCTATTCTTGAATCTGTAGTCACTTATACTGAAGAACTAGCAAACAAGCAAGCAAAAGAAGCTGATGAGTTGCTTAACCAAGGAGTCTATCTAG GGCCTCTTCATGGGATTCCTTATGGATTGAAGGACATAATATCGGTGCCTGAATACAAAACAACATGGGGATCAAAGTCATTTAAAAATCAAGTTATTGACACGGAAGCTTGGATCTATAAAAG GTTGAAATCTGCAGGGGCTGTTCTTGTTGCAAAGCTTGTTTCTGGATCATTGGCTTATGATGATGTCTGGTTTGGTGGCAGAACCAGGAATCCATGGAATATTGAGGAATTTTCTACGGGTTCCTCTGCTGGACCTGCAGCAAGCACCTCAGCGG GTATGGTTCCATTCGCTATTGGTTCGGAAACAGCTGGATCCATTACTTACCCTGCAGCTCGATGTGGTGTTACCGCATTGCGCCCAACTTTTGGTACTGTTGGCCGAACTGGTGTAATGAGCATATCAGAAAGCTTG GATAAGCTTGGCCCTTTCTGTAGATCTGCAGTTGATTGTGCTGTTGTTGTGGATATAGTTCGGGGAAGAGATCCTGATGACCCCTCATCAAAAGATAGCTCCATTGATGATCCATTCCTGGTTGACATTTCTAAGCTGACTGTTGGATATCTTGATGATGCCGAGATGGAG GTTGTTCATGTTCTTGAGTCAAAGGGTGTCAAGATGGTTCCTTTTAAACTGAATTACACAGTTGATTCAGTTCAAGGTATATTAAATTTCACAATGGATGTTGATATGCTGGCTCACTTTGATCAGTGGCAGCGCTCAGGGGAGGATAATGTGTATGAAGCCCAAGATCAGTGGCCTACCGAACTACGCCGTGCTCGCTTAATTCCAGCAGTGGACTATATACAG GCACAAAGAGCACGGGGAAGGCtaatcaaagaaataaaagagtCTTTTACCGTGGATGCATTCATTGGAAATGCAACTGACTGGGAGAAAGTATGCATAGGCAACCTTGTTGGTTTACCAGTCGTAGTAGTGCCAACAGGATTTACTAATATCTCTGATCCACCATCTGGCGGCAGCAAAAGAAGAACCACCATCACTACCGGCATTTATGCTCCCCCTAACCGTGATCACATT GCTCTGGCGTTGGCAATGGCTTATCAAGCAGTCACTAATCATCACAAACAGCGTCCGCCTATTAATGATCTTGGTCCAAATGATAAGATACCTGATGCATCGATAGATGCTTATCCTCCCCGGGTTTTTGGTCCTTGA
- the LOC123916054 gene encoding glutamyl-tRNA(Gln) amidotransferase subunit A isoform X4, producing MPKNKCPPNSQTRATGGDTNNRLFHFSVIFLFCYVSTVPLLVSPSSIFSSNGNNQTIFMGSMNQIQFSEKKCCVSCLRCSLGLLDANFFKDNQIEEIAKGVNELNIPIINANRELVASKNGGLQYPSSLVFNADWDHKSPHYATKRFTYPSISGIQRPDSEEDITFLTVLELGELIKTKQITSQELTQIFLRRLKKYGPILESVVTYTEELANKQAKEADELLNQGVYLGPLHGIPYGLKDIISVPEYKTTWGSKSFKNQVIDTEAWIYKRLKSAGAVLVAKLVSGSLAYDDVWFGGRTRNPWNIEEFSTGSSAGPAASTSAGMVPFAIGSETAGSITYPAARCGVTALRPTFGTVGRTGVMSISESLDKLGPFCRSAVDCAVVVDIVRGRDPDDPSSKDSSIDDPFLVDISKLTVGYLDDAEMEVVHVLESKGVKMVPFKLNYTVDSVQGILNFTMDVDMLAHFDQWQRSGEDNVYEAQDQWPTELRRARLIPAVDYIQAQRARGRLIKEIKESFTVDAFIGNATDWEKVCIGNLVGLPVVVVPTGFTNISDPPSGGSKRRTTITTGIYAPPNRDHIALALAMAYQAVTNHHKQRPPINDLGPNDKIPDASIDAYPPRVFGP from the exons ATGCCCAAAAACAAGTGTCCTCCAAATTCACAGACACGTGCCACCGGTGGTGACACTAACAACAGATTATTTCACTTTTCTGTTATTTTCTTATTCTGCTATGTCTCCACCGTTCCGCTTCTCGTCTCTCCCtcatcaattttttcttccaacGGAAACAACCAAACAATCTTCATG GGAAGTATGAACCAAATTCAATTTTCAGAGAAGAAATGTTGTGTTTCTTGCCTCAGATGTTCTTTAGGTTTACTTGATGCCAACTTCTTCAAGGATAATCAG ATTGAGGAGATTGCTAAGGGTGTAAATGAGTTAAATATTCCAATTATAAACGCCAATAGAGAACTTGTAGCTTCTAAGAATGGAGGACTGCAATATCCCTCATCTTTAGTTTTCAATGCTGATTGGGATCACAAATCACCTCATTATGCAACCAAAAGGTTCACATATCCTTCCATTTCTGGGATACAGAGACCTGATTCTGAAGAAGATATCACCTTTTTGACT GTTCTTGAGTTAGGCgaactcatcaaaacaaaacaaattacttCCCAGGAGCTTACACAAATATTCTTGCGGAGATTGAAAAA GTACGGTCCTATTCTTGAATCTGTAGTCACTTATACTGAAGAACTAGCAAACAAGCAAGCAAAAGAAGCTGATGAGTTGCTTAACCAAGGAGTCTATCTAG GGCCTCTTCATGGGATTCCTTATGGATTGAAGGACATAATATCGGTGCCTGAATACAAAACAACATGGGGATCAAAGTCATTTAAAAATCAAGTTATTGACACGGAAGCTTGGATCTATAAAAG GTTGAAATCTGCAGGGGCTGTTCTTGTTGCAAAGCTTGTTTCTGGATCATTGGCTTATGATGATGTCTGGTTTGGTGGCAGAACCAGGAATCCATGGAATATTGAGGAATTTTCTACGGGTTCCTCTGCTGGACCTGCAGCAAGCACCTCAGCGG GTATGGTTCCATTCGCTATTGGTTCGGAAACAGCTGGATCCATTACTTACCCTGCAGCTCGATGTGGTGTTACCGCATTGCGCCCAACTTTTGGTACTGTTGGCCGAACTGGTGTAATGAGCATATCAGAAAGCTTG GATAAGCTTGGCCCTTTCTGTAGATCTGCAGTTGATTGTGCTGTTGTTGTGGATATAGTTCGGGGAAGAGATCCTGATGACCCCTCATCAAAAGATAGCTCCATTGATGATCCATTCCTGGTTGACATTTCTAAGCTGACTGTTGGATATCTTGATGATGCCGAGATGGAG GTTGTTCATGTTCTTGAGTCAAAGGGTGTCAAGATGGTTCCTTTTAAACTGAATTACACAGTTGATTCAGTTCAAGGTATATTAAATTTCACAATGGATGTTGATATGCTGGCTCACTTTGATCAGTGGCAGCGCTCAGGGGAGGATAATGTGTATGAAGCCCAAGATCAGTGGCCTACCGAACTACGCCGTGCTCGCTTAATTCCAGCAGTGGACTATATACAG GCACAAAGAGCACGGGGAAGGCtaatcaaagaaataaaagagtCTTTTACCGTGGATGCATTCATTGGAAATGCAACTGACTGGGAGAAAGTATGCATAGGCAACCTTGTTGGTTTACCAGTCGTAGTAGTGCCAACAGGATTTACTAATATCTCTGATCCACCATCTGGCGGCAGCAAAAGAAGAACCACCATCACTACCGGCATTTATGCTCCCCCTAACCGTGATCACATT GCTCTGGCGTTGGCAATGGCTTATCAAGCAGTCACTAATCATCACAAACAGCGTCCGCCTATTAATGATCTTGGTCCAAATGATAAGATACCTGATGCATCGATAGATGCTTATCCTCCCCGGGTTTTTGGTCCTTGA